Proteins found in one Agaribacterium sp. ZY112 genomic segment:
- a CDS encoding ScpA family protein, with protein MSETTESEPLESQDTSVAPESQTVPESSDAQPQADVSAKPESDSVQPEQGEMPFAVVEGKALTELPKDLYIPPDALEVILEAFEGPLDLLLYLIRKQNLDILSINVSEITRQYVAYVEMMQNMQFELAAEYLVMAAMLAEIKSRMLLPRSNEGEDEDEEDPRAQLIRRLQEYERFKKAAEDIDEMPRMHRDLHVAKAEGPDRNSTRPDPEVDIKELLLALSEVMRRADLFESHQIQKEKLSTRQRMTEVLDRLRGRQFTPFVSLFTHEEGRLGVVVTFLAVMELVKEKLVEIVQTEAFGAIHVKAKSE; from the coding sequence TTGTCAGAAACCACGGAATCTGAACCTCTAGAATCACAAGATACGAGTGTTGCGCCTGAAAGCCAAACTGTGCCTGAATCTTCAGATGCACAGCCGCAGGCTGATGTCAGTGCAAAACCTGAGTCCGACTCTGTTCAGCCTGAACAAGGTGAAATGCCTTTTGCGGTTGTCGAAGGTAAGGCGCTGACTGAGCTTCCTAAAGATCTGTATATCCCACCTGACGCGCTTGAAGTTATTCTTGAGGCCTTTGAAGGGCCTTTAGATTTATTACTTTATCTTATCCGTAAACAGAACCTAGATATTCTCTCTATCAATGTGAGTGAAATCACTCGTCAATACGTTGCTTATGTTGAGATGATGCAAAATATGCAGTTTGAATTAGCTGCTGAATATCTGGTGATGGCAGCTATGTTGGCGGAAATTAAATCGCGCATGTTATTGCCTCGTTCTAACGAAGGTGAAGATGAAGATGAGGAAGACCCTCGTGCTCAGTTAATTCGACGTTTACAAGAGTACGAGCGCTTTAAAAAGGCAGCAGAAGATATTGATGAAATGCCGCGTATGCATCGTGATCTCCATGTGGCTAAAGCCGAGGGGCCGGATCGAAATTCAACTCGTCCAGATCCTGAGGTGGATATCAAAGAATTACTGTTGGCTTTATCAGAAGTGATGCGTCGTGCAGATTTATTCGAAAGCCACCAAATTCAGAAAGAAAAACTGAGTACTCGCCAGCGTATGACCGAAGTGCTAGATCGACTTCGCGGCCGCCAATTCACCCCTTTTGTTAGCTTGTTTACTCATGAAGAGGGGCGCTTAGGGGTGGTAGTGACATTTTTGGCCGTCATGGAATTAGTCAAAGAAAAACTGGTGGAAATTGTACAAACAGAGGCCTTTGGGGCTATTCATGTCAAAGCCAAATCGGAATAG
- a CDS encoding pseudouridine synthase: protein MSDNEKIEVAEQPEEKPEGEKLQKVLARCGLGSRRELEREIAAGKVTVNGTLAKLGDRVNLEDTVELNGKRVRLAAADEDTRVLLYNKPEGEICTRNDPEGRRTVFDKLPRVNSGRWIQIGRLDINTSGLLLFTNSGDLANKLMHPSSEIDREYLVRVRGELTDEMRTSLLSGVELEDGKACFTDIAESPNNEEGASHNWYYCALMEGRNREVRRLWESQGLTVTRLKRVRFGNIFVPSHVRVGQWIELSYKELRELHETAGLPAPKKRRFQQSLQDKRERHIRKLRSSSKGSRNSR from the coding sequence ATGAGTGATAACGAAAAAATTGAAGTTGCAGAGCAGCCAGAAGAAAAACCAGAAGGTGAAAAACTGCAAAAAGTACTGGCTCGTTGTGGTTTAGGTTCGCGTCGCGAACTTGAGCGAGAGATTGCTGCGGGTAAAGTCACGGTCAATGGTACCCTTGCAAAACTCGGTGATCGCGTTAATTTGGAAGACACTGTGGAGCTTAATGGCAAGCGTGTACGCTTGGCCGCTGCAGATGAAGATACACGTGTATTACTTTACAACAAGCCAGAAGGGGAAATTTGTACGCGCAATGACCCTGAAGGCCGACGCACTGTATTTGATAAATTACCGCGTGTTAATAGCGGTCGCTGGATCCAAATTGGTCGTTTAGATATTAATACTTCAGGCTTATTGTTGTTCACCAATAGTGGTGACTTGGCTAATAAGCTAATGCACCCTTCATCTGAAATTGATAGAGAATATTTGGTACGTGTTCGCGGTGAACTAACAGATGAGATGCGAACGAGTTTGTTAAGTGGTGTTGAACTTGAAGATGGCAAAGCCTGTTTTACTGATATTGCCGAGTCGCCAAATAACGAAGAAGGTGCATCACATAATTGGTATTACTGTGCCTTGATGGAAGGCCGAAATCGCGAAGTGCGCCGTTTATGGGAAAGCCAAGGTTTAACCGTAACCCGACTTAAACGTGTACGCTTTGGTAATATTTTTGTGCCTTCGCACGTGCGTGTTGGCCAGTGGATTGAGCTTAGCTATAAAGAGCTGAGAGAACTGCATGAAACCGCCGGTTTACCTGCGCCGAAAAAACGCCGCTTCCAACAGAGCCTTCAAGATAAGCGCGAGCGCCATATTAGAAAATTAAGGTCATCGTCTAAAGGCAGTCGTAATTCGCGTTAA
- the scpB gene encoding SMC-Scp complex subunit ScpB: MTDEDIKNEAQPEEAESEVLTKEAELEASEQESEDNDAIEEIDSKTLAAAEKRARALSDEEKQAKLKSLKPILEGALLALGEAMPLKRMQSLFEEHEIPSKGLLLEALNMIQGDCDGRGFALVEVGSGWRFQVREDYAPWVNRLWDEKPQKYSRALLETLALIAYRQPLTRGDIEEVRGVAVSSHIMKTLTEREWVKIVGHRDVPGRPALYATTRQFLDYFGLKSLDELPSLGELKDIDSLNADLELDEKKPDTAISSDDLAPKPIDFSQVEEIEDPQDESEEQNTDSQPSELAGSQEQDGDKEQASTESEAEHSSDDSLEHHLDESLDGGEEQHRDEQNIDAADAEPENINDEQVASGFEKEQSLVDQQNEVDDVSVDELTTELEQENDEALAHVASENEGEPLQKREEPAAENSLFGSVTADLYQEDKDDE, encoded by the coding sequence ATGACAGATGAAGACATAAAAAACGAAGCACAGCCCGAAGAGGCAGAGTCTGAGGTCCTTACCAAAGAAGCAGAGCTTGAAGCTTCCGAACAAGAAAGTGAAGACAACGACGCGATTGAAGAAATTGATAGTAAAACCTTGGCAGCTGCAGAGAAGCGTGCGCGAGCTTTAAGTGATGAAGAAAAGCAAGCCAAGCTTAAGAGTTTAAAGCCCATACTTGAAGGCGCCTTATTAGCTTTGGGCGAAGCGATGCCGCTGAAACGTATGCAGAGCTTATTTGAAGAACATGAAATACCGTCAAAGGGCTTACTGTTAGAAGCTCTGAATATGATTCAAGGCGATTGTGATGGGCGCGGTTTTGCCTTAGTCGAAGTGGGCTCGGGCTGGCGCTTTCAGGTACGAGAAGACTACGCTCCTTGGGTCAATCGCTTATGGGATGAGAAGCCGCAAAAATACAGCCGAGCTTTATTAGAAACCTTGGCTTTGATTGCTTACAGGCAGCCTCTAACTCGTGGTGATATTGAAGAAGTGCGCGGTGTTGCCGTCAGCTCTCATATTATGAAAACCTTAACTGAGCGCGAATGGGTGAAAATTGTTGGTCATAGGGATGTACCCGGGCGACCAGCCTTATATGCAACCACCCGCCAGTTTCTCGATTATTTTGGTTTAAAGAGTTTGGATGAGCTACCAAGCCTTGGCGAGCTAAAAGACATAGACAGTTTAAATGCTGACTTAGAACTCGATGAGAAAAAACCGGATACCGCTATTAGCTCTGATGATCTTGCTCCTAAGCCAATTGATTTTTCACAAGTTGAAGAAATTGAAGACCCGCAGGACGAATCAGAGGAGCAGAACACGGATTCGCAGCCTTCCGAACTCGCTGGTTCACAAGAGCAGGACGGTGACAAAGAGCAAGCTTCAACGGAGAGCGAAGCAGAGCATTCTAGTGATGACAGTTTAGAACATCACTTGGATGAGAGTTTAGATGGAGGTGAGGAGCAGCATCGTGATGAGCAAAATATCGATGCTGCGGATGCAGAGCCAGAAAATATCAATGACGAGCAAGTCGCCTCTGGCTTTGAAAAAGAGCAGAGCTTAGTTGATCAGCAAAACGAAGTGGATGATGTCAGTGTTGATGAATTGACTACTGAACTTGAGCAGGAAAATGATGAAGCGCTAGCTCATGTCGCTAGTGAAAATGAGGGCGAGCCTTTACAAAAGCGTGAAGAGCCCGCCGCTGAAAATAGTTTATTTGGCAGTGTCACTGCCGACTTATATCAAGAAGATAAAGACGATGAGTGA